The Silene latifolia isolate original U9 population chromosome Y, ASM4854445v1, whole genome shotgun sequence sequence TTCCTTCCTATCACATGAATAAAGTAGTACGCCATATATGTTAACTACACACATTGCTTTCTGGACACAAAAACTTAACAGTCAATACACGCGCATTTGTGCACACCTTGCTAATTAAATTGCGTTTAGCTATTAGAGAAACAAGTGAGACAATTCAAATCAACTTGAGTTATGGAATTTCAGTGAACTTTCATAATTCCATGCATGTAACCGCTTGTCATTATTATAGAAACAAGTGAGACAATTCCAGCAGGAAATACCTTTCCTGACCTCTTGAACCATGAGCCCATCACTAGAAGGAGAGCAGCAGATAGCCTCAAGCCTACTGATGAGGTGAAGACGGGTCGTTTAGGAAGCTCAGTATAGACATAGTATAAGTGCAAAGCCGAGAGTCCGCCAGATGCTAGAGACTTGTGGCTACCACTCTTTAAGTAGCCCATCAAACCTCCAACGCCAACTAGGGCAGCAAAGCCTAAAGTGAATTTCTGGGACATTAAAAGAGCCTTGTTCCTTTTGGCATTAGCATCATCTGACACTATATCACTTTTGTCGCCATCATTGTCATCACCGCCCCCACCCCTGCCCCCACATGTACCTCCATTGGCACCATCGTCACCACTTCCATCAGTAAAGTGGGGCTTTATCTCAACTTGTTCTCCTGTTAGCTCAACATCAAGACAGAAAAACTTAACAGTCAAAAGTAGATATATAagtttagctagctagatacacttgtttaagttgttagatacatacctctagctagctagatacactactTTAAGTTGCTAGATGCATACATCtagttagctagatacactctttttaGTTTCTAGATATATAGCTTTAGCTAGCCAGATACACTAGTTTAAATGAAAGAGTATATATCAAAGTGAAATTAATAACTTTCATTTTATTTCGAATTTAATGATAAAGGAATATACGACTGAGAAGTAATATGCCACTATCTATACACCCAAAACTAGTCAAACCTAGAGGAATTATATCCCTTAAGCCTTATGTCAACGCAGGATTGTAGGAGGCGACATTTATGGCACTAGGGTAAAATTGATATAATTCCTTGCTCTGACCAAGTGAATCCTAATAACAGTTAGCAATTGAACTCTGAAATGGACAATCCAAGATACTCCTTCCATTCTACTTATATTGTCGTTCATTGACTCGAGCTAAATTTAGGAAATAATGACCAAATATCATCATTGCGCCCAGACTCCAGACACGTGCATATTAAGTGGCTTACCAATTACTATTAGTATACAACATCTTCATCCGAGGTATCGAAGCAGAACTCCATCATTTCCGAGCACAAATCCCTGTTTCTCATCAAGAAACCTGTGAAAAAGGGTGAAATAAACCTTTTCAGATAGAATGAAGTGAAACTTTTGTACTTAAAAAGTGAAATTTCATGAGAAATTAGGGCACCATCATGGTCATGGCCTTCTAAACAGCAAAAAGTAAAAAGCTGAATTTTTAGCTACACACATACTATCAAAATAGTTTTTATAATTGATGTACGAACTTAATTCTTAGACCAGGTGAATCCAGATCATTTTTCATGGTATAACTGCCCCTCGACCGTTTTAAAAATAAGGCTTTGGCGTTGTCATTGTACATAGGCTGTCTTTATCAGTCTTATAGTGGCCGCTTCACAAATTACCTATATAGGAGTAGATACACATATTACTGTCCCAGATTCACAAATTAATACTCTAGATACACACATCGATATGTGTTGGTAGTATTCATCCATGAATTTGGTAGTATTCATCCATGTATTTATGATTAGCATAATGGACTTATCAAGTGAAAATAACATAAGCATATCAGCAACTGGGGAAAaaattagaaattagggtttggGGGAATTGGCGAAAAAAGTTGAGAGGACTTACGTAATAAGCTTGTAGTGCTGATAAAGGCTCTATTAGTCGTCGACGGCAAATAGCACCACCTCCGACGTTTGGTGGTGGTGGGGGTGGTATTAGATGAGGGAGAAGGAAGTCAGGTGGGGTGGTAGTCGCATATAAGAATGAGAAATAAGGAAGTCAGGGTTGAGTTTGGTTTTATGCGATTCAGGGGTGTTTTAAgtgagttcgtacggttcgcacctaACTCGGTTCGCACGGGATCttgcccatatatatatatatatatatatatatatatatatatatatatatataggggcgggttcaggtacgaactgagttacggtacgaaccgtacgaactagctcAGTTATACTTTGCTTTTTTTTTCCAGATACATTTTATTACCTTACCGGATACACTTCTTATTcggatacattttataacataagtagatacacttttttcacactaaaattctagatgcacttttacacttttttaacaTTAACCTTTTTGGGAGTCTGAAGACTAACTCcgagatacattttatactatttgcggatacattttatattatttgcggatacactttgtgtaaattgttacaattttaacactaactctcggatacattttatattatttgcgGATACACATGTCATTAAATTCAGATGCACATCTTATCAAACCCAGATACACATGTCATTAAAAACATATACACATCTTATCAAACCCAGATACACATGTCATTAAAAACAGATACACATCTTATCAAACCCAGATACACATGTATCCGACTTCAAATACAAATGTATCTAGAGTTTATATGTGGGCAGCCACCACCATCGCTATTGCTGCCACCGCCACGAACTACGCCCAGATACACATATCAATACTTCCATGTACACAAATCATACATGAACTACCCTCAAACTATAAACTACCATTGCTAACATCAACCACTAACCAACCTACCActaccaccccaacaaccaccaccctaCCACTACTGCCAACCACTCTACCAGTCTACCACCACTCATTACCACCGTCCACCATCATCCCCAACTGACCTCGCAATAATTGCAACTACCACCACCAATAGCCGTCACTAACACCGCGCCCACAACCTAACCCACGAACCACAAGTACACCATCCGTCAATCGCCGACCACCACGTTATCATCGACCAACAAACATTTTGGCTGTCCACCTGAGTTGTTTCCTGCCGACGAGCACATTTTATGACTCTAAATATTCCGACTCGATCGTGaatctgattttttttttgaaattccaCTTCAATTTGAGTAGATCTACGATTTAAATCACCAAATATagaaaaaagaatggaaaaacACAAGAAAAACAAAGACCGTCACACTTATGGTGGATGTGGCACACCAAAGTATGAATTTATGTGAATTAGGACCAAAGTATTGTCTCGATTTATAACCTTTGATCTAATTTAATTATACCACTTGGATAAGAGCTCATTAATTTATGTCACCAACTGACCTGCCATTTTGAGATGCCTTACATGGGTTTTGGCTGGTTGTTTCAATCTCATAAAAGGGTTATTCATGATATTTAATGcgataaaaaaatgattttagatgtttgtgttgttgttgtgcGAGATCTGGTAAGAGCAGTTTTGAAAGTGGTGGACAGAAGTATTGTCTCGATTTGGTTTGAGTGTTCTTCATAGTAGTCGACCAGATTTGTGAAGTCGGTGGTCGGAGAAGACGAGGGCGGTGGCGAATAGATATGGTCGACTTTGCCGACTTGAAAAATGAGGTGGTGGTATGGCCAGCAGGACGACGAGGTGGAGTAGGGAAACAAAATGAAATGGCTCACGACAGTGGAGTTATGGTGGTGCACCGGTGAATTTTACGGCGGAACTCCGACGACAATGGTGGCCGAATTTGACAATGAGTTGTGGTGGATAAGGGTGAGGGAGGTTAGGGGTCAGGGGATTAGTTTAGGAGAAATAGAGGAGAGTGGTAGTGACTAGTGGAGTAAGGGttttttttaaaaccttttatctAATTTGATCAAAGGCTGAAATAGAGTTCGTACAGTTCGAACCATAATTTGGTTCGCACGAGATcccgattatatatatatatatatatatatatatatatatatatatatatatatatatatatatatagagtcaagatccggtgagaactcctatatatttgaggattgaggatttgtgaatacaatatcacaagttcttcaataaaatatcacaaaaatcgacctttcaaaaaaaaaaaaaaaaaaaaaaatttaaaaaaaaaatattttttgcaCATGGGTATTTTTTgtgtgtgatattttatcgaataactttttgtgatattgtattgaagaacctccGATATTGTAAcacaatcctcaatcctcaaaaagatagtgtatcctcacatgatctcattcctatatatatatatatatatatatatatatatatatatatatatatatatatatatattagagagagagagagagagagagagaaactaCATCCggtgagtctaggtatcttaggtgagtctgTCCCGCGATTCTCCACTATTAGATCTAAAacaaatcaagggctgagattaatcCTTTGATTGACATATAAAACCCTCATATTTTCAATGTTCAGCCTTCATAAGTGAATATCACTTTCTCTCTCTTGACTCTCACTATAATCACATTCTTCCTTAAACCCTAAAATTTATCCCTAATTCTGGCAATTTCCAAATAAATCACCTGCGTTTTGCAATTCATCCATAATTTTCTATTATTTAATATTCAATCATTCAAAAAAATTTAACTAGACTTTGATTCCGCATACTTCGATCGCTCATCTTCAATCGATCTCAAGGTTAGTTCTATTTGCTTTCGCAATTCCTATTCAATTACAACAAATCGATTTTATTATTGAATTTCGTTTTTTTAAATTGATGTTCAACTTTGAATAGCGATATAATCAATTCATGATTCTATCAATCCAAGATTGAATAAGTTCAATAATTTAAACAACATAATCAATCTCCAATGTTAGATAATTCAATTAAAATCGCATATTTCGATGACATACCTTCAATCGATTTTCAGGTTATTTTTAGACATTCTAGTTGCTTTCAAAATTCTTATTTAATTATATCAATTCGATTTTGTTATTGAATTTCGAATTTTTGTAATTGATGTTCAACTAATAATTTCGACGATGCATTCAGATTTTATGTTCATTACTTGTATGGATAGTGAGAACAACATGTGTATACATAATCATTACTCCTTTGCATTTGAGGTTTTTCCTACTATTTTAATTTTTGACGATGATTTTTTTCCCTTCTATTTTAATTTTCAGTTATCACTAAGAATAATGCAACATAGTGTGAAATT is a genomic window containing:
- the LOC141630721 gene encoding protein FATTY ACID EXPORT 7-like — its product is MEGVSWIVHFRVQLLTVIRIHLFFCLDVELTGEQVEIKPHFTDGSGDDGANGGTCGGRGGGGDDNDGDKSDIVSDDANAKRNKALLMSQKFTLGFAALVGVGGLMGYLKSGSHKSLASGGLSALHLYYVYTELPKRPVFTSSVGLRLSAALLLVMGSWFKRSGKVFPAGIVSLVSIIMTSGYMHGIMKVH